In the genome of Agromyces sp. Leaf222, one region contains:
- a CDS encoding ATP-binding protein — MSRPRACVATGVAAGLAAHLGWPVLVVRAAFVVTSVAAGAGVLLYAWLWALTPWEPGERRPSRRAPVAWLLVSASAAVLAVAWLTAGRAIGADAADLRWWFGGVIAGVGLAVASGAWATFIDRPEPERGPRHELTIRLVATALLLVTAVGLVFGESARWHPVPTFAAALAAVLGIGLVYAPTLVTAWRELTEERTKRIREEQRSEIAAHLHDSVLQTLALIQNRAGATTEVARIARAQERELRDWLFDGEAPADSDLGTDLRDFAAALEIDYPVTIDVVAVGSSSERASGEVAAAAREAMLNAARHAGGEVSVYVEATPDSVEVFVRDRGDGFDLGEVPSDRLGVRQSIIGRMRRAGGSGEVRPGAGGVGTEVRLRFPAERIGSMGSAGNSGTEGARG, encoded by the coding sequence ATGTCGCGACCGCGCGCCTGCGTCGCCACGGGCGTCGCGGCGGGGCTGGCCGCGCACCTCGGCTGGCCGGTGCTCGTCGTGCGCGCCGCGTTCGTCGTGACCAGCGTCGCGGCGGGTGCGGGCGTGCTGCTCTACGCCTGGCTCTGGGCGTTGACGCCGTGGGAGCCGGGCGAGCGGCGTCCGAGCCGGCGGGCCCCGGTCGCGTGGCTGCTCGTGTCAGCATCGGCGGCAGTGCTCGCGGTCGCGTGGCTCACGGCCGGGCGGGCGATCGGCGCCGACGCGGCCGACCTGCGGTGGTGGTTCGGCGGCGTGATCGCCGGGGTCGGGCTCGCCGTGGCATCCGGAGCCTGGGCGACCTTCATCGACCGTCCCGAGCCCGAGCGGGGGCCGAGGCACGAGCTCACGATCCGGCTCGTCGCGACGGCGCTGCTGCTGGTCACGGCCGTCGGCCTCGTGTTCGGCGAGAGCGCGCGCTGGCATCCGGTGCCGACGTTCGCGGCCGCGCTCGCCGCGGTGCTCGGCATCGGGCTGGTCTACGCGCCGACGCTCGTGACCGCGTGGCGCGAGCTCACCGAGGAGCGCACGAAGCGCATCCGCGAGGAGCAGCGCAGCGAGATCGCCGCGCACCTGCACGACTCGGTGCTGCAGACGCTCGCGCTCATCCAGAATCGGGCCGGCGCCACGACCGAGGTGGCCCGCATCGCCCGGGCGCAGGAGCGGGAGCTGCGCGACTGGCTCTTCGACGGCGAGGCGCCCGCCGACAGCGACCTCGGAACCGACCTGCGCGACTTCGCCGCGGCCCTCGAGATCGACTACCCGGTGACGATCGACGTCGTGGCGGTCGGCTCGTCGAGCGAGCGGGCGAGCGGCGAGGTGGCGGCCGCTGCGCGCGAGGCCATGCTGAACGCCGCACGCCACGCCGGCGGCGAGGTCTCGGTCTACGTCGAGGCGACGCCCGACTCGGTCGAGGTGTTCGTGCGCGACCGCGGCGACGGGTTCGACCTCGGCGAGGTGCCGAGCGACCGGCTCGGCGTGCGGCAGTCCATCATCGGGCGCATGCGCCGGGCCGGCGGCTCGGGCGAGGTGCGCCCGGGCGCGGGCGGCGTCGGCACCGAGGTGCGACTGCGGTTCCCGGCCGAGCGCATCGGCAGCATGGGGAGCGCCGGAAACTCCGGCACGGAGGGTGCACGTGGCTGA
- a CDS encoding response regulator transcription factor: protein MNPAETAGAASVRVVIVDDHSIFRSGLKADLDASIEVVGEAHDVESAVLAVTDAAPDVVLLDVHLPGVGVPAGTSGGAEVMRRAAASVPGTRFLALSVSDKAEDVVGVIRAGARGYITKGSSGADVSRAVHAVASGDAVFSPKLAGFVLDAFGAAVGETAAASDELDRLSAREQEVMRLIARGYAYKEVAAELYISTKTVESHVSAVLRKLQLSSRHELTAWANARRLL from the coding sequence CTGAACCCTGCCGAGACGGCGGGCGCGGCATCCGTTCGCGTCGTGATCGTCGACGACCACTCGATCTTCCGCTCGGGGCTGAAGGCCGACCTCGACGCCTCGATCGAGGTCGTGGGCGAGGCGCACGACGTCGAGTCCGCCGTGCTCGCGGTGACGGATGCCGCACCCGACGTCGTGCTGCTCGACGTGCACCTGCCAGGGGTCGGCGTGCCGGCCGGCACGAGCGGCGGGGCCGAGGTCATGCGCCGCGCCGCGGCATCCGTGCCGGGAACGAGGTTTCTCGCGTTGAGCGTGTCGGACAAGGCCGAAGACGTGGTCGGCGTGATCCGCGCCGGCGCTCGCGGATACATCACGAAGGGGTCGTCCGGAGCCGACGTCAGCCGCGCGGTGCACGCCGTCGCGAGCGGCGACGCCGTCTTCTCGCCGAAGCTCGCCGGATTCGTGCTCGACGCCTTCGGGGCCGCCGTCGGCGAGACCGCGGCCGCGAGCGACGAGCTCGACCGCCTCTCGGCGCGCGAGCAGGAGGTCATGCGCCTCATCGCGCGCGGCTACGCCTACAAGGAGGTCGCGGCCGAGCTCTACATCTCGACGAAGACGGTCGAGTCGCACGTCTCGGCCGTGCTGCGCAAGCTGCAGCTCTCGAGCCGGCACGAACTCACGGCCTGGGCGAACGCGCGCCGCCTGCTCTGA